A single region of the Lotus japonicus ecotype B-129 chromosome 4, LjGifu_v1.2 genome encodes:
- the LOC130714062 gene encoding uncharacterized protein LOC130714062 isoform X2: MGGHGGLNILPQKRWNVYNFDNREKVRRDEEEAAKEEQLKREQARKRDTEFRLERLRTAKGLAPSIPPPPESSEPEVAADPGHINLFEGIKIFDPVKKEGGKEIEGEDSRKKKKAKKEEVRVVGPEDEKYRLGYGVAGKGVQLPWYVRKPIGNVDDDVDDGGSDGKGEKKKKQKKTLEELREERVKRERREKDRERALILEKRKSERDVYRSSRFSRR; the protein is encoded by the coding sequence ATGGGTGGTCACGGCGGCCTTAACATCCTCCCTCAGAAGCGATGGAACGTATACAATTTCGACAACCGAGAGAAAGTTCGCCGCGACGAGGAGGAAGCCGCCAAAGAGGAACAGCTTAAGCGCGAGCAGGCGCGAAAACGCGACACCGAGTTCCGTCTCGAGCGCCTCCGCACCGCTAAAGGTTTAGCACCGTCGATTCCGCCGCCTCCAGAATCGTCAGAACCCGAGGTGGCTGCGGATCCGGGTCACATCAACCTCTTCGAAGGGATCAAGATTTTCGACCCGGTGAAGAAAGAGGGTGGTAAAGAGATAGAGGGGGAGGattcaaggaagaagaagaaggcgaAGAAAGAGGAGGTTCGTGTTGTGGGTCCTGAGGATGAGAAGTATAGGTTGGGTTATGGGGTTGCTGGGAAGGGGGTTCAGTTGCCGTGGTATGTTCGGAAGCCAATTGGtaatgttgatgatgatgttgatgatggTGGAAGTGATGGGAAgggtgagaagaagaagaagcagaagaagacaTTGGAGGAGTTGAGGGAAGAGAGGGTGAAAAGGGAGAGGCGAGAGAAGGATAGAGAGAGGGCCTTGATACTGGAGAAGAGGAAAAGCGAAAGAGATGTTTACAGAAGTAGTAGGTTCTCCAG
- the LOC130714062 gene encoding uncharacterized protein LOC130714062 isoform X1: protein MGGHGGLNILPQKRWNVYNFDNREKVRRDEEEAAKEEQLKREQARKRDTEFRLERLRTAKGLAPSIPPPPESSEPEVAADPGHINLFEGIKIFDPVKKEGGKEIEGEDSRKKKKAKKEEVRVVGPEDEKYRLGYGVAGKGVQLPWYVRKPIGNVDDDVDDGGSDGKGEKKKKQKKTLEELREERVKRERREKDRERALILEKRKSERDVYRSSRFSRINSPRSCSQKFLPKIYLNFE from the coding sequence ATGGGTGGTCACGGCGGCCTTAACATCCTCCCTCAGAAGCGATGGAACGTATACAATTTCGACAACCGAGAGAAAGTTCGCCGCGACGAGGAGGAAGCCGCCAAAGAGGAACAGCTTAAGCGCGAGCAGGCGCGAAAACGCGACACCGAGTTCCGTCTCGAGCGCCTCCGCACCGCTAAAGGTTTAGCACCGTCGATTCCGCCGCCTCCAGAATCGTCAGAACCCGAGGTGGCTGCGGATCCGGGTCACATCAACCTCTTCGAAGGGATCAAGATTTTCGACCCGGTGAAGAAAGAGGGTGGTAAAGAGATAGAGGGGGAGGattcaaggaagaagaagaaggcgaAGAAAGAGGAGGTTCGTGTTGTGGGTCCTGAGGATGAGAAGTATAGGTTGGGTTATGGGGTTGCTGGGAAGGGGGTTCAGTTGCCGTGGTATGTTCGGAAGCCAATTGGtaatgttgatgatgatgttgatgatggTGGAAGTGATGGGAAgggtgagaagaagaagaagcagaagaagacaTTGGAGGAGTTGAGGGAAGAGAGGGTGAAAAGGGAGAGGCGAGAGAAGGATAGAGAGAGGGCCTTGATACTGGAGAAGAGGAAAAGCGAAAGAGATGTTTACAGAAGTAGTAGGTTCTCCAG
- the LOC130712843 gene encoding secreted RxLR effector protein 161-like: MLCTRPDISYALTVTSIYQSDPGEGHYIAVKNILNYLRRTKDTFLVYGREDELSVVGYTDASFQTNKDDSRSQSGYVFCLNGGAVSCESSKQETIVDFTTGAEYIAASNASKEVVWIKKFIMELGVVPNIVGPISLYCDNNNGVIVQAKELRSHQLSKHRLRRFQLI, from the coding sequence ATGTTATGTACTCGGCCAGATATCTCGTATGCACTAACCGTAACGAGTATATACCAGTCAGATCCCGGTGAAGGTCACTATATTGCTGTCAAGAATATCCTTAACTACTTGAGAAGGACTAAGGACACATTCTTGGTATATGGAAGGGAAGATGAGCTAAGTGTAGTAGGTTACACGGACGCTAGCTTCCAAACTAACAAAGATGACTCGAGGTCGCAATCGGGTTACGTGTTCTGTTTAAATGGCGGCGCTGTGAGCTGTGAGAGTTCAAAACAAGAGACAATTGTTGATTTTACCACAGGGGCTGAGTACATTGCCGCTTCAAATGCATCAAAGGAAGTAGTTTGGATAAAAaagttcattatggaacttGGTGTGGTTCCTAATATTGTGGGTCCAATTAGTCTCTATTGTGACAACAACAATGGAGTCATTGTACAAGCTAAGGAACTTAGGTCTCATCAACTATCCAAACATAGACTTAGAAGGTTTCAACTCATCTGA